The following coding sequences are from one Shewanella violacea DSS12 window:
- a CDS encoding EscN/YscN/HrcN family type III secretion system ATPase — MNLPNIQDASLQLQSRLLPSIQNQAVRTVRYFGKVQEVGSTLVRATLPGAHQGELCLIGHKLKSEVIAVKGDEVLLSPFDVTSWLQTGALVEPMGHGHQVLLGSELLGRVVDGLGDVMDGYPLDACECRPNYGAAPNPLSRSLIDTVMPMGIRAIDSALACGVGQRIGIFAAAGGGKSTLLGMIASHCEADVIVLALVGERGREVREFIEYNLTPEARARTVMVVATSDRPPLERMKATLTATTIAEYFRDQGKNVLLMVDSLTRFARSAREISLAAGEAPVSNGYPPSVFVNLSALVERAGPAAKGSITGVYTVLVEGDNMNEPIADEVRSLLDGHIVLSRKLAGAGHYPAIDINASVSRVMDQIVTQEQKKNAAKMRQMLALYDEVQLLLRVGEYVQGQDKQTDEAVMRYGAIKDFLRQSVDEFSPYEVSQQQLAAVLS; from the coding sequence ATGAATTTACCCAATATACAAGATGCGAGTCTACAACTACAGAGCAGATTATTACCAAGTATACAGAATCAAGCTGTACGAACAGTACGCTATTTTGGAAAAGTTCAGGAGGTAGGCTCAACCTTAGTGAGGGCGACATTGCCCGGTGCTCATCAAGGAGAGCTGTGCCTCATTGGCCACAAACTTAAGTCTGAGGTTATAGCGGTGAAAGGTGATGAAGTCTTACTCTCGCCGTTCGATGTCACTAGTTGGTTACAAACTGGGGCGTTAGTTGAACCTATGGGGCATGGACATCAAGTGTTACTCGGATCAGAACTGTTGGGGCGAGTGGTTGATGGTTTAGGCGATGTCATGGATGGGTATCCACTAGATGCTTGTGAATGCAGACCAAATTATGGTGCCGCACCTAATCCTTTAAGCAGAAGCCTAATCGATACTGTCATGCCTATGGGCATCAGAGCTATCGACAGTGCACTTGCTTGTGGTGTTGGACAAAGGATTGGGATCTTTGCCGCTGCTGGCGGCGGGAAAAGTACCTTATTAGGTATGATAGCGTCACATTGTGAGGCGGATGTGATCGTATTAGCACTAGTTGGTGAGCGTGGACGCGAAGTGAGAGAGTTTATTGAATACAATCTAACGCCTGAAGCAAGAGCCAGAACTGTTATGGTGGTAGCGACTTCTGATAGGCCTCCGCTAGAGCGAATGAAGGCGACATTGACTGCAACGACGATTGCCGAATATTTTCGTGATCAAGGTAAAAATGTACTCTTGATGGTGGATTCTTTAACACGTTTTGCACGTAGTGCCCGTGAGATTAGTTTAGCCGCTGGAGAAGCTCCGGTATCGAATGGTTACCCACCGAGTGTTTTTGTTAATTTATCGGCATTGGTAGAGCGAGCTGGCCCAGCTGCAAAAGGGAGTATTACTGGGGTTTATACCGTTTTAGTTGAAGGAGATAATATGAATGAACCTATTGCAGATGAAGTTCGCTCATTGCTCGATGGTCACATTGTTTTATCGAGAAAGCTCGCTGGTGCAGGCCATTATCCTGCCATAGATATCAATGCTAGTGTTAGCCGAGTTATGGATCAAATTGTCACTCAGGAACAAAAAAAAAATGCGGCTAAGATGAGACAAATGCTGGCACTGTATGATGAAGTGCAGTTGCTGCTTAGGGTTGGAGAATATGTTCAGGGCCAAGATAAACAAACTGATGAGGCGGTAATGCGCTACGGCGCTATTAAAGATTTTTTACGCCAGTCAGTAGATGAGTTTAGTCCCTATGAAGTGAGCCAACAACAGCTCGCAGCTGTACTTTCTTAA
- a CDS encoding type III secretion chaperone: MEASLIDQHLYYEDLKEPLEQLLTGKKTLEQMDENIGKELAGWLDRMLNKHITLAEVAGITEQELEDTYALGLEKYNAGLPEEALEYFSTLLVAQPMVARNHMALASTYHWLNECENALTFYYFAFSLDGFNPGITFRMAQCLIHLSDEMYAMEILRISIKQSYSDTKYREIGLMADKLLASMT; this comes from the coding sequence ATGGAAGCAAGTTTGATAGACCAACATTTATATTATGAAGATCTTAAAGAGCCACTAGAGCAACTGCTAACGGGAAAGAAAACATTAGAACAAATGGATGAAAACATAGGAAAAGAGTTAGCTGGTTGGCTAGACCGGATGTTGAATAAACACATTACTCTAGCTGAAGTCGCGGGTATCACTGAGCAAGAATTAGAAGATACATATGCGTTAGGCTTGGAAAAATATAATGCCGGCTTACCAGAGGAAGCACTAGAATATTTTTCGACTTTATTGGTAGCTCAACCTATGGTTGCACGAAATCATATGGCGTTAGCATCAACATATCACTGGCTTAATGAATGTGAAAATGCATTAACATTTTATTATTTCGCATTTTCTTTGGATGGGTTTAATCCAGGTATTACATTTCGTATGGCACAGTGTTTAATTCATCTTAGTGATGAGATGTATGCAATGGAAATCTTGAGGATTTCTATTAAGCAAAGCTATAGCGATACGAAATATAGAGAGATAGGATTGATGGCGGATAAGCTGCTAGCTTCTATGACCTAA
- a CDS encoding TyeA family type III secretion system gatekeeper subunit: MVRIDNTSIVDFNQTQEHHDAKVQISPGANVGALAVAALADVRAEALEETMEGLSLGLSRYKKQISSEKEPKDLRFDALEKLMQQLGEEQSTSVNKLVEQFSGLGSSDKILAQLNGSGFDSGTVMCLLMALVMSGKLSESVRKKIKKALSELLAIEGAEIALYAALEGISLDSSGLQALKQLYQQAARGDSGLAKWFEMLRHLPDRRQKLSVLLRALSEPLNDQAAARNMTKVVAVVADLRRLLIFLTLEDHCNVLARATQLEGDEVLTLTLQLIEQSWVYPQWLDERIGKLSLLPARRISFLRRWRELVSIISLDCFREEEQKEHTEEAMLTLLDEWCEQE; encoded by the coding sequence ATGGTAAGAATTGATAACACAAGCATTGTGGATTTTAATCAAACACAAGAGCATCATGATGCTAAGGTGCAGATTAGCCCTGGTGCAAATGTCGGTGCCCTTGCCGTGGCTGCATTGGCGGATGTACGTGCTGAGGCGTTAGAAGAAACCATGGAAGGCCTGAGTTTGGGACTAAGTCGGTATAAGAAGCAGATCTCATCGGAAAAAGAGCCAAAAGATTTAAGGTTTGATGCGCTAGAGAAGCTAATGCAGCAGCTGGGGGAGGAACAATCGACTAGCGTCAATAAGTTAGTTGAGCAGTTTTCTGGTCTAGGAAGTAGCGACAAAATTTTAGCCCAATTGAATGGTTCAGGGTTCGACAGTGGCACGGTCATGTGCTTACTGATGGCCTTAGTTATGTCCGGAAAGCTTAGTGAATCGGTACGAAAAAAAATCAAGAAAGCACTTAGCGAACTCTTGGCCATTGAGGGAGCTGAGATTGCGCTATATGCAGCGTTGGAAGGAATATCGCTAGATAGTTCCGGATTGCAAGCACTGAAGCAACTGTATCAACAAGCCGCACGCGGGGATAGCGGCTTGGCAAAATGGTTTGAAATGTTAAGACACCTCCCTGATCGTAGACAAAAGCTGAGCGTGCTACTACGTGCTTTATCAGAACCACTTAATGATCAGGCGGCGGCGCGTAATATGACTAAGGTAGTCGCTGTGGTCGCTGATTTACGTCGTTTATTAATTTTCCTCACTTTAGAGGATCACTGCAATGTACTAGCCAGGGCTACACAACTAGAGGGAGATGAGGTGCTAACGCTAACCTTGCAGTTGATTGAGCAGTCTTGGGTTTATCCTCAGTGGTTAGATGAACGTATTGGCAAGCTTTCTTTATTACCTGCAAGAAGGATAAGTTTTCTGCGTCGCTGGAGAGAATTAGTGAGCATTATTTCATTAGATTGTTTCCGAGAGGAAGAGCAAAAAGAACACACAGAAGAAGCTATGTTGACCTTGTTAGATGAGTGGTGCGAACAAGAGTAG
- the sctF gene encoding type III secretion system needle filament subunit SctF — MDLSAIVNQLSQLSTRSAQEVQAKMSAGDLNDPDKMIKAQFSMQQYSNFVSYESAMIKAVKDMIQGIISKI, encoded by the coding sequence ATGGACTTAAGCGCTATCGTTAATCAGCTGTCTCAGTTATCGACACGTTCGGCCCAAGAGGTACAAGCAAAGATGTCTGCTGGGGATCTAAATGACCCGGATAAGATGATAAAAGCGCAGTTTTCAATGCAACAATACTCAAATTTTGTTTCCTATGAAAGCGCGATGATTAAGGCGGTCAAAGATATGATCCAAGGCATCATTTCAAAAATTTAG
- the sctI gene encoding type III secretion system inner rod subunit SctI, giving the protein MDIQSVSELAKVAADKVSQLDAKDTDSSLVEKFSKLMELGTPAIKLATDMVTLPGMDNPLMKATKAFSSKSASDTVTVSPVDMTNVEGVSYSPSPEAMLGGQMLMGKAVIEVDLVAKTAGSLSQSINKLVNMQ; this is encoded by the coding sequence ATGGACATTCAATCAGTAAGTGAATTAGCAAAAGTTGCAGCAGATAAAGTGAGTCAGCTAGATGCTAAAGATACCGATTCGAGCTTAGTTGAGAAGTTTTCTAAGCTTATGGAACTAGGCACGCCGGCTATTAAACTGGCAACAGATATGGTGACACTACCTGGGATGGATAATCCATTAATGAAGGCTACTAAGGCGTTTAGTAGTAAATCAGCCTCTGATACCGTCACTGTGAGCCCCGTCGATATGACGAACGTAGAAGGTGTAAGTTATAGCCCTTCCCCAGAAGCCATGCTTGGAGGACAGATGTTAATGGGAAAAGCCGTTATAGAGGTAGATCTTGTGGCTAAAACAGCGGGTTCTTTGTCCCAATCCATAAACAAGTTGGTAAATATGCAATGA
- a CDS encoding helix-turn-helix transcriptional regulator, translated as MSEIQVILFRQAGKIHYQGHSLAIAAEQLVVTSSDVSVVMEERQSGLHLFCYPGELHALYNEVADLLSPADQSEPFKIAPFKAMPVFNELSNVIEQLKGSRRLLMTFIFTYCLGMDNHYFSGLLRYFLAHNNKMLSYLEVHFMQPWSVARFAENLQVEVHKLNLFFYKNYGTSAKQWLLERRLNYARHLLLETEKKVTDIALDSGFSHHSHFTDSFKKRFHCSPKAIRSTLA; from the coding sequence ATGAGTGAGATACAGGTGATTTTGTTTCGACAGGCTGGAAAGATACATTATCAAGGACACAGTTTAGCTATTGCAGCTGAACAACTCGTTGTCACTTCTAGTGACGTGAGTGTTGTGATGGAAGAGCGTCAAAGTGGGCTGCATCTTTTCTGTTATCCAGGAGAGTTACACGCTTTATATAATGAGGTAGCAGATCTGCTCAGCCCAGCAGACCAGAGTGAACCATTTAAAATAGCTCCCTTTAAAGCAATGCCGGTATTTAATGAATTAAGCAATGTGATTGAACAGCTTAAGGGCAGTCGACGATTATTAATGACATTTATCTTTACCTATTGTTTAGGTATGGATAACCATTATTTCTCGGGGTTATTGCGCTATTTTCTCGCTCACAATAATAAGATGCTGAGTTATCTGGAGGTGCATTTTATGCAGCCTTGGTCAGTGGCCCGTTTCGCGGAAAACTTACAGGTAGAGGTACATAAACTTAATTTGTTTTTTTATAAAAACTACGGTACTTCAGCCAAGCAATGGTTGTTAGAACGTCGCTTAAATTACGCCCGTCATCTGTTGCTAGAGACTGAAAAAAAGGTCACAGATATCGCGTTGGATAGCGGGTTTAGTCATCATTCGCATTTCACTGACTCCTTCAAAAAAAGATTTCACTGTAGCCCTAAGGCTATCCGTTCAACATTAGCTTAA
- the sctJ gene encoding type III secretion system inner membrane ring lipoprotein SctJ, giving the protein MTYFKCTLLLLVILLSGCKVDLFRDLSQDDANQMVALLMLHHIDAASELDDKSGTITLKIDKDQFINAVELLRQNGFPKPHYSSIEDLFPSGQLVTSPTQEEAKMNYLKEQQLERTLSTMDGVISARVTIAEMELDPNRREPTDKSASVFIKYSPQANLSNAKNNIKKLIQNSVTGLSVDNISVYLQESNYRYQPITPSTSHTGNSGLLSAIETYKLPLVTGLLMIFLISMGGMWWMRGRYKT; this is encoded by the coding sequence ATGACGTATTTTAAGTGTACTTTATTATTGCTAGTCATATTGTTGAGTGGCTGTAAGGTTGATCTATTTAGAGATCTTTCTCAAGACGATGCGAATCAGATGGTTGCACTTTTAATGTTACACCATATTGATGCAGCTTCTGAACTTGATGATAAATCGGGAACTATTACTCTAAAAATAGATAAAGATCAGTTTATTAACGCTGTTGAACTGTTACGTCAAAATGGTTTCCCGAAACCCCATTACTCTAGCATTGAAGATCTATTTCCTTCTGGTCAGCTCGTGACCTCTCCAACGCAGGAGGAAGCAAAAATGAATTACCTTAAAGAACAGCAATTAGAGCGGACCTTATCGACCATGGATGGCGTCATAAGTGCTCGGGTGACCATAGCCGAGATGGAGTTAGATCCAAATAGACGAGAGCCAACAGATAAGTCGGCATCTGTTTTCATTAAGTATTCACCACAGGCTAATCTCAGTAATGCAAAAAATAACATTAAGAAATTGATACAAAATTCTGTCACTGGTTTAAGTGTAGATAACATTAGTGTCTACCTTCAGGAGTCTAACTATCGATATCAGCCCATTACGCCATCGACGAGTCATACAGGCAACAGTGGTTTGTTAAGTGCGATTGAGACGTACAAACTGCCATTAGTGACTGGCCTATTGATGATATTTCTTATAAGCATGGGTGGTATGTGGTGGATGAGGGGACGATATAAAACTTAA
- a CDS encoding type III secretion system domain-containing protein, whose protein sequence is MSNPVITKTPPRATTTGKAVAEGVVTKEYREFNRLIWQPVTSMHVSWWQKLDLSVWQDRYQANTELGCRIDRLVAKRYGLIDRCLPSYLTELQVGLVNMRYKLEAIIIILGLLCLNEPEYFLLKKYRDALEVKLTPIQFKQAWAIWPQRPILHSIQQNKLPVDCLVEQAFGLGITLIERHWQEESIWLSLALTLPSIRLTASEKERYQLAGDINIPRWLFRLERLI, encoded by the coding sequence ATGAGTAACCCTGTAATAACAAAGACTCCACCAAGAGCGACAACGACGGGTAAAGCGGTTGCTGAAGGTGTAGTCACTAAGGAATACAGAGAGTTTAATCGACTTATTTGGCAACCGGTTACGAGTATGCATGTTAGCTGGTGGCAAAAATTAGATTTAAGTGTGTGGCAAGACAGATATCAAGCAAACACGGAGTTGGGATGTCGTATAGATAGACTGGTTGCAAAGCGATATGGCTTGATTGATAGGTGTTTACCGAGTTATTTAACCGAGTTGCAAGTCGGTTTAGTGAACATGAGATATAAACTTGAGGCAATCATCATTATTCTGGGTCTCTTATGTCTTAATGAGCCTGAATATTTTCTACTTAAGAAGTATCGAGATGCACTTGAGGTTAAATTAACCCCTATACAATTTAAGCAGGCTTGGGCCATTTGGCCACAAAGACCCATATTGCACTCGATACAGCAAAATAAGCTCCCGGTTGATTGCTTGGTAGAACAAGCATTTGGACTAGGCATCACACTAATAGAGAGGCATTGGCAGGAAGAGTCGATATGGCTTTCGCTGGCTTTAACCTTGCCGTCAATACGTTTAACCGCTTCAGAAAAAGAAAGGTATCAGCTAGCGGGGGATATAAATATTCCGAGATGGCTATTTAGATTGGAGCGCCTGATATGA
- a CDS encoding EscG/YscG/SsaH family type III secretion system needle protein co-chaperone, which yields MKSSDKQLLVEIAIAASNHGLYKQAYALLTIFPQLIEDEEDRRICTSLIYFGLNEPAKALRELSLCYSDMAQGLRFLFSGAGPLEGRNELIRQMLTGEANGHSISK from the coding sequence ATGAAAAGCTCAGATAAACAGTTACTGGTAGAGATTGCGATTGCCGCATCTAACCATGGATTATATAAACAGGCGTATGCTTTGTTGACTATTTTTCCTCAATTAATTGAGGACGAGGAGGATAGAAGGATCTGTACTAGTTTGATTTATTTTGGATTAAATGAGCCTGCTAAAGCGTTACGTGAACTTTCGCTCTGTTATAGCGATATGGCACAAGGTTTACGGTTTTTGTTTTCAGGAGCGGGACCTCTTGAGGGGCGTAATGAACTTATTCGTCAAATGTTAACTGGAGAGGCAAATGGACATTCAATCAGTAAGTGA
- a CDS encoding type III secretion protein yields the protein MNPFVVEVKACTVQGDGTKWVSKAELTQAISLTSLEQAVRNRSAEIIRKARKQRDMSRVHAKHVLLQAQEEAEAMKGKWQKEAKEEAMSQVLEWHFDEMQWTHAVMDNLHASISEKIKHVLTAWTLDQELSPFMIKRLSDQVCERVGMNTVSLMVSTDDYEAMAGAFAGRMNVEASPNLLSGQAELSSATLTARVDLAEELECLLEAFIGQPAVKNVGT from the coding sequence ATGAATCCATTTGTGGTTGAGGTAAAGGCTTGCACTGTACAAGGTGATGGTACGAAATGGGTCAGTAAAGCTGAATTGACACAGGCCATTTCGCTTACATCACTCGAACAAGCTGTAAGAAATAGGAGTGCTGAAATTATAAGAAAAGCACGTAAACAGAGAGATATGTCTCGGGTCCATGCCAAACATGTATTGTTACAGGCTCAGGAAGAGGCAGAGGCAATGAAGGGGAAATGGCAAAAAGAAGCCAAAGAAGAGGCTATGTCACAGGTGCTTGAGTGGCATTTTGATGAGATGCAATGGACACATGCTGTAATGGATAACTTACATGCCAGCATCTCAGAAAAAATTAAACATGTACTTACAGCTTGGACATTAGATCAAGAGTTATCGCCATTTATGATTAAGCGTCTGTCCGATCAAGTCTGTGAACGAGTGGGGATGAATACTGTTTCGCTGATGGTGTCGACTGATGATTATGAAGCGATGGCAGGAGCATTTGCTGGACGCATGAATGTAGAGGCTTCTCCTAACTTGTTGTCTGGACAAGCAGAGCTGAGCTCGGCAACGTTAACGGCGAGAGTAGATTTGGCTGAGGAGCTTGAATGTTTGCTGGAGGCCTTTATAGGTCAGCCCGCCGTTAAAAATGTGGGAACTTAA
- a CDS encoding EscV/YscV/HrcV family type III secretion system export apparatus protein, with protein sequence MNLITRWLNIAGGRLDIILSAMLMVAVFMMILPLPTALIDLLIAFNLCLSILLLMIAIYIRDPLEFSVFPSLLLITTLYRLALTVSTSRLILLQHDAGEIVYTFGKFVVGGNLAVGIIIFTIITIVQFIVITKGSERVAEVSARFSLDAMPGKQMSIDGDMRAGIIDAQEAKRQRTQVQKESQLYGAMDGAMKFVKGDAIASIIVILANIIGGIAVGVMQHGMSASEAVNTYAILSVGDGLISQIPALLISLTAGLIVTRVPGEKRQNLANELVSQMGRQPSSLQMAGIMMFVFAIIPGFPLITFGFLGSLTFGFSWWLIRKKKIAEEQGSPHFSDTSASGEVDADGNMSPGAIPVMLCLGEDVSITGVKEALQKLRWQLFEELGVPLPEIQLQVIKNGRKGQFDVLLYQEVVLQLQIDPEESLLVDQNVTLLSRVESLNFNGEELHWIKGNVVEQALEQGLPVLSKETIPAYLVGKVIRRYAGEFIGVQETRYLMDAIEVKYGELVKELQRVLSVGKVADILQRLVDEGIAIRDLRTIFETLVEWVAKEKDVIMLTEYVRIALRRHIRRKFVSPQGWISVLMVGDGIENLIRESIRQSTAGSYSALDLEQSNLILTAVVQQLPAQQSCVLLTSLDVRRYLRKIVEKELFMTPVLSFQELGDDAEIKVMAHVDLVGESLDAAMAS encoded by the coding sequence ATGAACTTAATTACTCGTTGGTTGAATATAGCGGGAGGCCGATTAGATATTATCCTTAGCGCCATGCTAATGGTGGCTGTATTCATGATGATTTTACCGCTGCCTACCGCATTAATCGATCTTCTCATCGCATTTAATTTATGTTTATCCATTCTACTATTGATGATTGCGATATATATTCGCGACCCGCTCGAATTTTCTGTTTTTCCCTCTTTATTATTGATCACGACTTTATATCGTTTAGCGTTGACCGTAAGTACGAGTCGGCTCATTTTATTGCAACATGATGCTGGTGAGATTGTGTATACCTTCGGTAAATTCGTCGTTGGCGGTAACTTAGCTGTCGGGATTATTATATTTACGATTATTACTATCGTGCAGTTCATTGTGATCACAAAAGGCTCTGAACGGGTAGCAGAAGTCAGTGCTCGTTTTTCATTGGATGCAATGCCTGGTAAGCAGATGAGCATCGATGGTGATATGCGTGCCGGCATCATTGATGCTCAAGAGGCAAAACGTCAGCGAACCCAAGTGCAAAAAGAGAGTCAGCTTTATGGTGCTATGGACGGTGCGATGAAATTTGTTAAGGGTGATGCAATCGCGAGTATTATCGTTATTTTAGCAAATATTATAGGGGGGATTGCCGTCGGTGTTATGCAGCATGGCATGTCTGCATCGGAAGCGGTAAATACCTATGCCATATTATCTGTTGGTGATGGTTTGATTTCACAAATCCCTGCGCTGTTAATTTCCCTCACTGCCGGACTGATTGTTACACGAGTGCCAGGCGAAAAGCGTCAAAACTTAGCAAATGAATTGGTGTCGCAAATGGGTCGACAACCATCTTCATTGCAGATGGCTGGAATAATGATGTTTGTTTTTGCCATCATCCCTGGTTTTCCCCTGATAACGTTCGGTTTCTTAGGCTCATTAACTTTTGGTTTCTCCTGGTGGCTAATCCGTAAGAAAAAAATTGCTGAGGAGCAAGGTAGTCCCCATTTTTCAGACACCTCTGCATCCGGAGAAGTCGATGCCGATGGGAATATGTCTCCGGGGGCTATTCCTGTGATGCTTTGTCTTGGGGAGGATGTATCGATTACAGGAGTCAAAGAGGCATTACAAAAATTACGTTGGCAGCTATTTGAAGAGCTTGGTGTGCCATTACCTGAGATCCAATTGCAAGTCATTAAAAATGGTAGAAAAGGACAATTTGATGTTCTGCTGTATCAAGAGGTTGTGTTGCAACTACAGATAGATCCTGAAGAGTCGCTACTTGTTGATCAAAATGTCACATTACTTAGCCGGGTTGAATCTCTTAATTTTAATGGTGAAGAGTTACATTGGATCAAGGGGAATGTTGTAGAGCAAGCACTGGAGCAAGGTTTACCTGTACTTAGTAAAGAGACTATACCCGCTTATCTTGTGGGCAAAGTCATCAGAAGGTATGCCGGTGAATTTATCGGTGTACAAGAGACTCGTTATCTGATGGATGCTATCGAGGTGAAGTATGGTGAATTAGTCAAAGAGCTACAACGCGTATTGTCAGTTGGAAAGGTGGCGGACATCCTTCAACGGCTTGTGGATGAGGGGATAGCCATTCGAGATCTGCGTACCATTTTTGAAACCTTAGTTGAGTGGGTCGCTAAAGAGAAAGATGTCATTATGTTAACGGAATATGTACGTATTGCATTGCGCCGTCATATTCGAAGAAAGTTTGTCTCTCCCCAAGGCTGGATATCTGTACTCATGGTTGGCGATGGGATTGAGAACTTGATCCGAGAATCTATTCGCCAGTCTACTGCTGGATCATACTCTGCATTAGATTTAGAGCAAAGCAACCTTATCTTAACCGCGGTAGTGCAGCAGTTACCTGCTCAGCAATCCTGCGTGTTATTAACTTCACTGGATGTACGTCGTTATTTGAGGAAAATTGTAGAAAAAGAGTTATTTATGACGCCTGTATTGTCATTCCAGGAGTTAGGGGATGATGCTGAAATAAAGGTTATGGCTCATGTCGATTTGGTGGGAGAGAGTTTAGATGCTGCAATGGCGAGCTAA